One part of the Deltaproteobacteria bacterium genome encodes these proteins:
- a CDS encoding VWA domain-containing protein yields the protein MPRVLSLLVVLLPALAFGAPPDGLRVAIVLDDSGSMLSTDPSRLSVTAAMIAAQLAGPGDRVGLVPLNGPVVPLRPGGAVAPLLANLRRFPRRQARTIYEPALRRALKLLAAERSGRKLILFLTDGEPDPPAVQAGEERFLRALPGLAAGVKMYAVVLGPLGQHWRGLLEQAATWTGGLSFNVAQSGDRLIEVFAAIYARQLGSRVVVRDLVDGKHSLAAMDEYVRYANVVVLSRRGPFSVSYPGLTGPRPVLEAGVDRGRPPPRVHHQVEKLRPRGGASLELQLSGGGSYRALLIWDYDLLLHLDAPVPDARGGYALSAWMSQRTAGQPRIDHEAFLRGMRVVPRTCQEGRCAEGEPLVLGCGGQGSAPRRCQFTGRFLPREPGTVQLDAVGRRQRQGTDVLELRSLERHTLVVPGQARLRAVSEPVTLRVDQNRGVAARACESWSVSAEGLPRAVPVRLDPSALGLPHGVTLRVEGSRDGRFLVGPGAPKRVQLCLATRDPVARPGYASEGRALRVVADQRQWFAPGGDEARQPVRVEITSRTWWNTYKRLLMLIGCALLLLLLLIWLLYGFISPHSFPETLKLNWGNTLERLDRNETPMDDIPRTSPGFYRNAQLWIGGPHCCVQSGQPALLRFEAIGRRGIAVLAESGVEVKRINKFDPDKRDAVASGSLVTLGDVYQVGDLYLRLKLG from the coding sequence ATGCCGCGCGTTCTTTCGCTCCTCGTCGTGCTGCTCCCGGCGCTCGCGTTCGGTGCGCCCCCCGACGGGCTGCGCGTGGCCATCGTGCTGGACGATTCGGGGAGCATGCTCTCGACCGATCCGTCGCGATTGAGCGTGACGGCGGCCATGATCGCGGCGCAGCTCGCGGGGCCCGGGGACCGTGTGGGGCTCGTGCCCCTGAACGGGCCGGTGGTGCCGTTGCGGCCGGGAGGGGCCGTGGCGCCGCTCCTTGCCAACCTGCGCCGCTTCCCGCGCCGGCAGGCGAGGACCATCTACGAGCCGGCGCTCCGCCGGGCGCTCAAGCTGCTCGCGGCGGAGCGGAGCGGGCGCAAGCTGATCCTCTTTCTCACCGACGGCGAACCCGACCCCCCTGCCGTGCAGGCCGGGGAGGAGCGCTTCCTGCGCGCGCTGCCGGGCCTGGCCGCGGGCGTGAAAATGTACGCCGTGGTGCTGGGCCCCCTCGGACAGCACTGGCGGGGACTGCTGGAGCAGGCGGCGACGTGGACCGGGGGTCTTTCCTTCAACGTGGCCCAGAGCGGGGACCGCCTGATCGAGGTCTTCGCGGCGATCTACGCCCGCCAGCTCGGCTCGCGCGTGGTGGTGCGCGATCTCGTGGACGGCAAGCACTCCCTCGCCGCGATGGACGAGTACGTGCGCTACGCGAACGTGGTGGTGCTCTCGCGCAGGGGCCCCTTCTCGGTGAGCTATCCGGGTCTCACCGGTCCGCGCCCGGTGCTGGAGGCCGGCGTGGACCGCGGCCGGCCGCCGCCGCGCGTGCACCATCAGGTGGAGAAGCTCCGCCCGCGGGGGGGCGCATCGCTCGAGCTCCAGCTCTCCGGGGGCGGCTCCTATCGCGCGCTGCTCATCTGGGACTACGACCTGCTCCTGCATCTGGACGCGCCGGTGCCCGACGCACGCGGGGGCTACGCGCTCTCGGCCTGGATGAGCCAGCGCACGGCCGGCCAGCCGCGCATCGACCACGAAGCCTTCCTGCGCGGGATGCGCGTGGTCCCTCGGACCTGCCAGGAGGGGCGCTGCGCCGAGGGCGAGCCGCTCGTGCTCGGCTGCGGCGGACAGGGAAGCGCGCCGCGCCGCTGTCAGTTCACGGGACGCTTCCTGCCTCGCGAGCCGGGGACGGTGCAGCTCGACGCCGTGGGTCGGCGCCAGCGGCAAGGGACGGACGTGCTCGAGCTCCGCAGCCTCGAGCGGCACACGCTCGTGGTCCCCGGGCAGGCGCGGCTGCGGGCGGTCTCCGAGCCCGTCACCCTGCGGGTGGATCAGAACCGTGGCGTGGCCGCGCGCGCCTGCGAGAGCTGGAGCGTCTCGGCGGAGGGCTTGCCCCGGGCCGTGCCGGTGCGCCTCGACCCCTCGGCGCTCGGTCTGCCCCACGGCGTCACGCTGCGCGTGGAGGGGAGCCGGGACGGCCGTTTCCTCGTCGGTCCCGGCGCGCCGAAGCGGGTCCAGCTCTGTCTGGCCACGCGCGACCCCGTGGCGCGGCCCGGCTATGCGAGCGAGGGTCGCGCGCTGCGCGTCGTGGCCGACCAGCGCCAGTGGTTCGCGCCGGGAGGGGACGAGGCGCGGCAGCCCGTGCGCGTCGAGATCACCTCCCGGACCTGGTGGAACACCTACAAGCGGCTCCTGATGCTGATCGGGTGCGCGCTCCTCCTGCTGCTCCTCCTCATCTGGCTGCTCTACGGCTTCATCTCGCCGCACAGCTTTCCCGAGACGCTGAAGCTCAACTGGGGCAACACGCTCGAGCGGCTGGATCGCAACGAGACCCCGATGGACGACATCCCGCGGACGAGCCCCGGCTTCTACCGTAACGCGCAGCTCTGGATCGGCGGGCCCCATTGCTGCGTGCAGAGCGGCCAGCCGGCGCTGCTGCGCTTCGAGGCCATCGGGCGGCGCGGGATCGCGGTGCTGGCCGAGTCGGGGGTCGAGGTGAAGCGCATCAACAAATTCGATCCCGACAAGCGGGACGCCGTGGCCTCGGGGAGCCTCGTGACCCTCGGCGACGTGTATCAGGTCGGGGACCTGTATCTGCGCCTGAAGCTGGGCTAG
- a CDS encoding response regulator, protein MRGRGAEEEGPEAMAVLIVDDQPAGLLALEAVLAPLGCRVTRAGSGREALRCVLDLDYALILLDVQMPEMDGYETAALIRQRERSRHTPILFVTATAPNRAALTLGYAAGAVDFIYKPVEGDILRSKVSVFLELAQSTAQLRRQGRALEERERQARELAEVRATLLAEVSRKNVELDEARRRAEQMSDFKTRFLAGMSHELRTPLNSIIGFSELLEQELFGPLNPRQTEYVKNVLHSGRHLLSLVNDILDLTKVEVGRMELHQEWVSLGAIVEEVRAVCQPLAIKQGVTLDAEVAEELPEAYLDPVRIKQVLYNLVSNAIKFTPKGGRAVLRVGVDDGRMMVQVTDTGIGIAEEDLPRLFKEFEQIEPREGVKPEGTGLGLALSKRFVELHGGWMGVESAVGTGSTFSVTLPLMSRELAASEPPGTGAAGRERLVLVVEDDEVAAELTAEHLRQEGLEVVIAGSGEEALRQVEALRPAAITLDVVLPGIDGWTVLALLKRSPWAATIPVVAISQLDEPRRGFAQGAVEYLVKPLDPAALVRALAKAGLPVKGTSEEPALVLRPRHRTR, encoded by the coding sequence ATGAGGGGGCGCGGGGCGGAGGAGGAGGGGCCGGAGGCCATGGCGGTCCTGATCGTGGACGACCAGCCCGCGGGGCTGCTTGCGCTCGAGGCCGTGCTGGCGCCGCTCGGCTGTCGCGTGACCCGGGCGGGCTCGGGGCGCGAGGCGCTGCGGTGCGTGCTGGACCTGGACTACGCGCTGATCCTGCTCGACGTGCAGATGCCGGAAATGGACGGCTACGAGACGGCGGCGCTGATCCGGCAGCGGGAGCGGTCGCGGCACACGCCGATCCTGTTCGTGACGGCCACGGCGCCGAACCGCGCGGCCCTGACCCTCGGCTACGCCGCGGGGGCCGTGGACTTCATCTACAAGCCGGTGGAGGGCGACATCCTGCGGTCGAAGGTGTCGGTCTTCCTCGAGCTGGCGCAGAGCACGGCGCAGCTAAGGCGACAGGGCCGCGCGCTCGAGGAGCGCGAGCGCCAGGCGCGGGAGCTGGCGGAGGTGCGCGCCACGCTGCTCGCGGAGGTGAGCCGCAAGAACGTGGAGCTGGACGAAGCGCGGCGGCGCGCCGAGCAGATGAGCGACTTCAAGACGCGCTTTCTGGCGGGGATGTCGCACGAGCTCCGCACGCCGCTGAACTCGATCATCGGCTTCTCGGAGCTGCTCGAGCAGGAGCTCTTCGGCCCCTTGAACCCCCGGCAGACCGAGTACGTGAAGAACGTGCTGCACAGCGGGCGGCACCTCCTCTCGCTGGTGAACGACATCCTGGACCTGACCAAGGTGGAGGTGGGCCGGATGGAGCTGCACCAGGAGTGGGTCAGCCTGGGCGCGATCGTGGAGGAGGTGCGGGCGGTCTGCCAGCCGTTGGCGATCAAGCAGGGGGTGACGCTCGACGCGGAGGTGGCCGAGGAGCTGCCCGAGGCGTACCTCGACCCGGTGCGGATCAAGCAGGTGCTCTACAACCTGGTCTCGAACGCGATCAAGTTCACGCCGAAGGGCGGCCGCGCTGTGCTGCGCGTGGGCGTGGACGACGGTCGGATGATGGTCCAGGTGACGGACACGGGGATCGGCATCGCCGAGGAGGATCTGCCGCGGCTCTTCAAGGAGTTCGAGCAGATCGAGCCGCGGGAAGGGGTCAAGCCCGAGGGGACGGGGCTCGGGCTCGCGCTCAGCAAGCGCTTCGTGGAGCTTCACGGGGGCTGGATGGGCGTGGAGAGCGCCGTGGGAACGGGCTCCACCTTTTCGGTCACGCTGCCGCTGATGAGCCGTGAGCTCGCGGCGAGCGAGCCGCCGGGGACAGGGGCCGCGGGGCGGGAGCGGCTGGTGCTGGTGGTGGAGGACGACGAGGTGGCGGCGGAGCTGACCGCGGAGCACCTGCGGCAGGAAGGCCTCGAGGTGGTGATCGCGGGGAGCGGCGAGGAGGCGCTGCGGCAGGTGGAGGCCCTTCGGCCGGCGGCGATCACGCTGGACGTGGTGCTCCCGGGGATCGACGGCTGGACCGTGCTCGCGCTGCTCAAGCGCTCGCCCTGGGCGGCGACGATCCCGGTCGTGGCCATCTCCCAGCTCGACGAGCCCCGGCGCGGCTTCGCACAGGGGGCGGTGGAGTATCTGGTCAAGCCCCTCGACCCGGCGGCGCTCGTGCGCGCGCTGGCGAAGGCCGGGCTACCCGTGAAGGGAACGAGCGAGGAGCCGGCTCTCGTCCTACGACCCCGGCACCGCACTCGTTGA
- a CDS encoding sigma 54-dependent Fis family transcriptional regulator, with protein MEDTAATRLVQRPNGTQLLLLRQARLRVTEGPDRGRELLMDRPRVVVGSGEGCDLVLADAAVSREHLEVRATERGYLLKDLESTNGTLVGGVWLREALAVGPASLRLGETVLQLVPTAETVEIPLSSRGQLGDLLGQSLAMRQVFAVLERVAPTGSTVLLEGESGTGKEVAARAIHALSPRAEGPLVVVDSGAIPASLIESELFGHEKGAFTGANEARAGAFEEADGGTLFLDEIGELPLELQPRLLRFLERQEVKRVGAARHRPVDVRVVAATNRKLAGEVEAGRFRQDLFYRLSVVRLELPPLRERPDDIVLLAYHFAERFGPDPRQIVTDEVAALLVSYPWPGNARELRNVVERLAVMPELAAEELRQSARPPAPAAIGSLGDLAFHEARTRWQDLFEQQYLAQQLSRAGGVVSHAAATAGLPRQTFHRLMRRHGLKGR; from the coding sequence ATGGAAGACACGGCCGCCACGAGGCTCGTCCAGCGGCCCAACGGTACTCAGCTCCTCCTGCTCCGGCAGGCGCGGCTGCGGGTGACCGAGGGGCCGGATCGAGGACGCGAGCTGCTCATGGATCGACCCCGCGTGGTGGTGGGGTCGGGCGAAGGTTGCGACCTCGTGCTGGCCGACGCGGCGGTCTCGCGCGAGCACCTCGAGGTGCGCGCCACCGAACGCGGCTACCTCCTCAAGGATCTGGAGAGCACGAACGGCACGCTCGTCGGGGGCGTCTGGCTTCGGGAGGCGCTCGCCGTGGGCCCCGCCTCGCTGCGCCTCGGCGAGACGGTGCTGCAGCTCGTTCCCACTGCAGAGACAGTGGAGATCCCGCTCAGCTCGCGCGGCCAGCTCGGCGACCTCCTCGGGCAGAGCCTGGCCATGCGCCAGGTGTTCGCTGTACTCGAGCGCGTCGCGCCGACGGGGAGCACGGTGCTGCTCGAGGGAGAGTCGGGGACCGGCAAGGAGGTCGCGGCGCGGGCGATCCACGCGCTCTCGCCGCGCGCGGAGGGTCCGCTCGTGGTCGTGGACTCGGGGGCCATCCCGGCGTCGCTCATCGAGAGCGAGCTCTTCGGGCACGAGAAGGGCGCCTTCACCGGGGCGAACGAGGCGCGCGCCGGGGCCTTCGAGGAGGCCGACGGCGGGACGCTCTTTCTCGACGAGATCGGCGAGCTCCCGCTCGAGCTGCAACCGCGGCTGCTGCGGTTTCTCGAGCGGCAGGAGGTCAAGCGTGTCGGCGCGGCGCGGCACCGGCCCGTGGACGTGCGGGTCGTGGCGGCCACGAATCGCAAGCTCGCCGGCGAGGTGGAGGCGGGGCGCTTCCGGCAGGACCTCTTCTACCGGCTCTCGGTGGTGCGGCTCGAGCTGCCGCCGCTGCGCGAGCGGCCGGACGACATCGTGCTCCTGGCCTATCACTTCGCCGAGCGCTTCGGCCCCGACCCGCGGCAGATCGTCACCGACGAGGTGGCCGCGCTGCTCGTCTCGTACCCTTGGCCGGGCAACGCGCGAGAGCTGCGCAACGTGGTGGAGCGGCTGGCGGTGATGCCCGAGCTGGCGGCCGAGGAGCTCCGGCAGAGCGCACGCCCCCCCGCCCCGGCGGCGATCGGCTCGCTCGGGGACCTCGCCTTTCACGAGGCGCGCACGCGCTGGCAGGACCTGTTCGAGCAGCAGTACCTGGCGCAGCAGCTCAGCCGCGCGGGCGGCGTGGTCAGCCACGCGGCGGCGACGGCAGGGTTGCCGCGGCAGACCTTTCACCGTCTGATGCGGCGGCATGGCCTGAAGGGACGTTGA
- a CDS encoding protein-glutamate O-methyltransferase CheR — MIRQSDERAAVEALEVRLLLEAVHERYGLDFREYAGASVRRRIRARLAPEGVSSISELQAKVLHDPQVMERLLLGLTVHVTSMFRHPSLYLALRREVVPLLRTYPFVRIWLAGCSTGEEVYSIAILLEEEGLYERCRIYATDLSETVLARAKHGVFPLSEMKTYTENYQAAGGTRAFSDYYRTDHERALLRPELGRQVVFAQHNLVTDGAFNQFQLVLCRNVMIYFNPSLQERVHRLIYESLERFGYLVLGEKESIRFSPREACYEAVRPEEKLYRKVG, encoded by the coding sequence ATGATCCGGCAGAGCGACGAGCGGGCGGCGGTGGAGGCCCTGGAGGTGCGGCTGCTCCTCGAGGCGGTGCACGAGCGCTACGGGCTCGACTTTCGCGAGTACGCCGGGGCCTCGGTGCGGCGGCGGATCCGGGCGCGCCTGGCCCCGGAGGGCGTCTCGAGCATTTCGGAGCTGCAGGCCAAGGTGCTCCACGACCCGCAGGTCATGGAGCGGCTCCTCCTCGGGCTGACGGTGCACGTGACGTCGATGTTTCGCCACCCGAGCCTCTACCTCGCGCTGCGGCGAGAGGTGGTGCCGCTGCTGCGGACCTATCCCTTCGTGCGGATCTGGCTGGCCGGCTGCTCGACGGGAGAAGAGGTCTACTCGATCGCCATCCTGCTCGAGGAGGAGGGGCTCTACGAGCGCTGCCGCATCTACGCCACCGACCTGAGCGAGACGGTGCTCGCGCGCGCGAAGCACGGGGTCTTTCCGCTCTCGGAGATGAAGACCTATACCGAAAACTACCAGGCGGCGGGGGGGACGCGGGCCTTCTCCGACTACTACCGGACGGATCACGAGCGAGCGCTCCTGCGGCCGGAGCTCGGGCGACAGGTGGTCTTCGCGCAGCACAACCTGGTCACCGACGGAGCGTTCAACCAGTTTCAGCTCGTGCTCTGCCGGAACGTGATGATCTACTTCAACCCGTCGCTGCAGGAGCGCGTGCACCGGCTGATCTACGAGAGCCTCGAGCGGTTCGGCTACCTCGTGCTGGGAGAGAAGGAGTCGATCCGCTTCAGTCCCCGAGAGGCGTGCTACGAGGCGGTGCGGCCGGAGGAGAAGCTCTACCGGAAGGTGGGCTGA
- a CDS encoding chemotaxis protein CheB — protein MRSALVVVGASLGGVSALRKVLGALPAGFGVPVVVVQHRLAEGGDELRRALQEACTLPVCEAEDKQELRPGAVYLAPADYHLLVELGHLSLSTEEPVHYSRPAVDPLFESAAEAYGKGVVGVVLTGSNSDGAAGAARIAAAGGKVVVQDAAEAERPEMPWAAGMAVGEPIVLRLGEIAGYLRRLAAEEER, from the coding sequence ATGCGTTCGGCGCTGGTGGTGGTGGGGGCGTCGCTCGGGGGCGTCTCCGCGCTGCGGAAGGTGCTCGGGGCGCTCCCGGCCGGGTTCGGCGTGCCGGTGGTGGTGGTACAGCATCGGCTGGCGGAGGGGGGGGACGAGCTTCGTCGCGCGCTGCAGGAGGCCTGCACGCTGCCGGTCTGCGAGGCCGAGGACAAGCAGGAGCTTCGCCCGGGGGCGGTGTACCTCGCGCCGGCGGACTACCACCTGCTCGTGGAGCTCGGGCACCTGTCCCTCTCGACGGAGGAGCCGGTGCACTATTCGCGCCCGGCGGTGGACCCGCTCTTCGAGAGCGCGGCCGAGGCCTACGGCAAGGGGGTGGTGGGGGTAGTGCTGACGGGTTCGAACTCCGACGGGGCGGCGGGAGCGGCGCGCATCGCGGCGGCGGGGGGCAAGGTGGTGGTGCAGGACGCGGCGGAGGCGGAGCGGCCGGAGATGCCGTGGGCGGCGGGGATGGCGGTCGGGGAGCCGATCGTGCTGCGGCTGGGCGAGATCGCGGGCTATCTGCGCCGTCTGGCGGCGGAGGAGGAACGATGA
- a CDS encoding protein kinase yields MLRSLGPFELHRRIGVGGTAEVYEATWRAEGGATKQVAVKLLLPDLQKDRQLVEMFIDEARIAARLSHPNVVAVYEFGQVDGTLYIAMEHVQGWDLRELLQRAGERKVLWPIPAALYVVQELLRGLDYVHKQPGPIVHRDVTPHNVFITRTGEVKLGDFGIAKAAERLARTAQGQIKGKLAYLAPEQVTGDPVTPRTDVYAAGLILFELLAGRRLLEGEREVQLINAAMHPPLVELARLRPEATPLEGIVRRALQPHPTLRYPDAGTFANELLAQLGATPFGAAELSAWAATLEGGAGALERTITDQKTWIREPVERARAQGTRPLGSASGAARPAKEVHATEAQVAEARVAAEVPDSTDPSLPAISFSGARPRRWAVLGIFAALVLLAGGVGVWFWRGAASSGESPSRDASVPDARSSRADARSSRADAPSSPVDARSQRADAEPPVVPERLPTVVQPRSASRRRRASKQRGGEPAPVRVTPVPSPVERDPAREPKPGPPAADPVALAAERQQLEALQAGARARGLFPGDDARFDRRLAEARRALSARELGRAQGARAEAQAVLAAFRLDRAFAERKLARLEGAIARARLTTERRQELERQSQRILRLILEGQLAEASALISRALSRL; encoded by the coding sequence ATGCTGCGTAGCCTGGGTCCCTTCGAGCTTCACCGCCGGATCGGTGTGGGCGGCACGGCGGAGGTCTACGAGGCCACCTGGCGCGCGGAAGGGGGAGCCACGAAGCAGGTCGCGGTGAAGCTCCTGCTCCCCGACCTGCAGAAGGATCGCCAGCTCGTCGAGATGTTCATCGACGAGGCCCGCATCGCGGCGCGCCTCTCGCACCCGAACGTCGTGGCGGTCTACGAGTTCGGGCAGGTGGACGGCACGCTCTACATCGCGATGGAGCACGTGCAGGGCTGGGACCTGCGCGAGCTGCTCCAGCGGGCGGGGGAAAGGAAGGTCCTCTGGCCCATCCCCGCCGCGCTCTACGTGGTGCAGGAGCTCCTGCGGGGGCTCGATTACGTGCACAAGCAGCCGGGGCCCATCGTGCACCGCGACGTCACGCCGCACAACGTGTTCATCACGCGGACCGGCGAGGTGAAGCTCGGGGACTTCGGCATCGCCAAGGCGGCCGAGCGGCTCGCGCGCACGGCGCAGGGGCAGATCAAGGGGAAGCTGGCCTACCTCGCCCCCGAGCAGGTGACGGGGGATCCGGTCACTCCGCGCACGGACGTGTACGCCGCCGGGCTCATCCTCTTCGAGCTGCTCGCCGGACGACGCCTCCTCGAGGGAGAGCGCGAGGTGCAGCTCATCAACGCCGCGATGCATCCCCCGCTGGTCGAGCTCGCGCGATTGCGGCCGGAGGCCACGCCGCTCGAAGGGATCGTGCGCCGGGCGCTCCAGCCGCACCCGACCTTGCGCTACCCGGACGCGGGGACCTTTGCGAACGAGCTCCTCGCGCAGCTCGGGGCCACGCCCTTCGGGGCGGCCGAGCTCTCGGCGTGGGCCGCGACGCTGGAAGGGGGGGCGGGGGCGCTCGAGCGGACCATCACCGATCAGAAGACCTGGATCCGCGAACCGGTGGAGCGCGCGCGGGCGCAGGGCACGCGGCCCCTCGGGTCGGCCTCAGGGGCCGCGAGGCCGGCGAAGGAGGTGCACGCGACGGAGGCGCAGGTGGCGGAGGCGAGAGTGGCCGCCGAGGTCCCGGATTCGACGGACCCGTCGCTGCCGGCGATCTCCTTCTCCGGGGCCCGTCCCAGGCGCTGGGCGGTGCTGGGCATCTTCGCCGCGCTGGTGCTGCTCGCGGGGGGCGTAGGCGTCTGGTTCTGGCGGGGGGCGGCGTCGAGCGGCGAGAGCCCTAGCCGGGACGCCTCGGTGCCGGACGCACGGTCGTCGCGAGCGGACGCACGATCGTCGCGAGCCGATGCACCGTCATCGCCAGTGGACGCGCGGTCGCAGCGAGCGGACGCGGAGCCGCCGGTCGTGCCCGAACGCCTCCCCACGGTCGTGCAGCCGCGCAGCGCCTCGCGCCGACGTCGGGCTTCGAAGCAGCGGGGGGGCGAGCCCGCGCCGGTGCGCGTCACGCCCGTGCCTTCCCCCGTCGAGCGCGACCCGGCTCGCGAGCCCAAGCCCGGTCCCCCCGCGGCCGATCCCGTAGCCCTCGCTGCTGAGCGACAGCAGCTCGAGGCGCTCCAGGCCGGCGCTCGGGCGCGTGGACTCTTTCCCGGCGACGACGCGCGCTTCGACCGTCGTCTGGCCGAGGCGCGGCGGGCGCTCTCCGCGCGGGAGCTCGGGCGCGCGCAGGGGGCGCGGGCGGAGGCGCAGGCGGTGCTCGCGGCCTTCCGGCTGGACCGGGCCTTCGCGGAGCGCAAGCTGGCCCGGCTCGAGGGCGCGATCGCGCGGGCACGGCTCACGACCGAGCGGCGGCAAGAGCTGGAGCGGCAGTCGCAGCGCATCTTGCGCCTGATCCTCGAGGGGCAGCTTGCCGAGGCCAGCGCCTTGATCTCGCGCGCGCTATCTCGTCTATAG